In Streptomyces thermolilacinus SPC6, a single genomic region encodes these proteins:
- a CDS encoding MarR family winged helix-turn-helix transcriptional regulator yields the protein MEDEVDRLVAAWRRERPDLDVEPLEVLSRVSRLARHLDRARRLAFAEHQLEPWEFDVLTSLRRAGAPYQLSPGQLLTQTLVTSGTMTNRIDRLAKKGLVERLPDPTDRRGVLVRLTAEGRDRADQALAGLLDQERAILAQLSRAQRADLAALLRQLTAPFDNIPG from the coding sequence ATGGAGGACGAGGTGGACCGTCTGGTCGCTGCATGGCGCCGCGAGCGCCCGGACCTCGACGTGGAGCCGCTCGAGGTGCTGAGCCGGGTGTCCCGGCTGGCGCGCCACCTGGACCGGGCCCGCCGCCTCGCCTTCGCCGAGCACCAGCTGGAGCCGTGGGAGTTCGACGTCCTCACGTCGCTGCGCCGCGCGGGCGCGCCGTACCAGCTCTCCCCCGGCCAGCTCCTCACGCAGACGCTCGTCACGTCCGGCACGATGACCAACCGCATCGACCGGCTCGCGAAGAAGGGCCTCGTGGAGCGGCTGCCCGACCCGACGGACCGGCGCGGTGTCCTCGTACGCCTCACGGCCGAGGGCCGCGACCGCGCCGACCAGGCGCTCGCCGGGCTGCTCGATCAGGAGCGGGCGATCCTGGCGCAGCTGTCCCGCGCCCAGCGCGCCGATCTGGCGGCGCTGCTACGCCAGCTGACCGCCCCGTTCGACAACATCCCCGGCTGA
- the galE gene encoding UDP-glucose 4-epimerase GalE: MKYLVTGGAGYVGSVVAAHLLEAGHEVTVLDDLSTGFREAVPEGAAFVEGRVQDAARHLDGSYDGVLHFAAYSQVGESVAKPEKYWENNVGGTMALLAAMRAAGVRRLVFSSTAATYGEPVSTPITETDPTAPTSPYGATKLAVDHMIGGEAAAHGLAAASLRYFNVAGAYGERGERHDPESHLIPLVLQVALGQRESISVYGGDYPTPDGTCVRDYIHVADLAEAHLLALDAVTPGEHLVCNLGNGNGFSVREVVETVRKVTGHPVPEVTAARRPGDPAVLVASAAVARERLGWRPSRPDLADIVGDAWDFARRRAAQREAGR, from the coding sequence GAGGTGACCGTCCTGGACGACCTCTCGACCGGCTTCCGCGAGGCCGTCCCCGAGGGCGCCGCGTTCGTCGAGGGCCGCGTCCAGGACGCCGCCCGCCACCTCGACGGCTCCTACGACGGGGTGCTGCACTTCGCGGCGTACTCGCAGGTCGGGGAGTCCGTCGCCAAGCCGGAGAAGTACTGGGAGAACAACGTCGGCGGCACGATGGCGCTGCTCGCCGCGATGCGCGCCGCCGGGGTGCGCCGCCTCGTGTTCTCGTCCACCGCCGCCACGTACGGCGAGCCGGTCTCCACCCCGATCACGGAGACCGACCCGACGGCACCCACCAGCCCGTACGGCGCTACCAAGCTGGCGGTCGACCACATGATCGGCGGTGAGGCGGCCGCGCACGGCCTGGCCGCGGCCTCCCTGCGGTACTTCAACGTCGCGGGCGCGTACGGCGAGCGGGGCGAGCGCCACGACCCGGAGTCGCACCTCATCCCGCTGGTCCTCCAAGTCGCCCTGGGACAGCGGGAGTCCATCTCCGTGTACGGGGGCGACTACCCGACCCCGGACGGCACCTGCGTCCGTGACTACATCCATGTCGCCGACCTCGCCGAGGCGCACCTGCTCGCCCTGGACGCCGTCACGCCGGGAGAGCACCTCGTGTGCAACCTCGGCAACGGCAACGGCTTCTCCGTACGGGAGGTCGTGGAGACCGTCCGGAAGGTGACCGGCCACCCCGTGCCCGAGGTCACCGCCGCGCGCCGCCCCGGCGACCCGGCCGTCCTCGTCGCGTCGGCGGCCGTCGCGCGGGAGCGGCTCGGCTGGCGGCCCTCGCGCCCGGACCTCGCCGACATCGTGGGCGACGCCTGGGACTTCGCGCGGCGGCGCGCGGCACAGAGAGAGGCGGGACGGTGA
- a CDS encoding LuxR C-terminal-related transcriptional regulator, which translates to MVRIRVLVVDDHRIFAESLAAALAAEPDVDVTAAGSGPAALRCLDRAAAEGRRFDVLLVDADLGVATGRTAGQAVARVVPDGGAADGIVDGISLVAGVREAQPAVRIVVLAERDDPGRAALALQAGANGWVAKDCSLQRLLGVIRGVLRDETHLAPALLTGVLRELTAARKHRTDSERLVESLTPREREVLRCMVAGLGRKAVAERLFLSPHTVRTHMQNVLGKLGVHSTLAAVALARRAGVGPAESAGDVVERGGQLA; encoded by the coding sequence ATGGTCCGCATCCGGGTCCTGGTGGTGGACGACCACCGCATCTTCGCCGAGTCGCTCGCCGCGGCGCTGGCGGCCGAGCCCGACGTGGACGTCACCGCGGCGGGCAGCGGCCCCGCCGCGCTGCGCTGCCTCGACCGGGCGGCCGCCGAGGGCCGCCGGTTCGACGTGCTCCTCGTCGATGCCGACCTGGGCGTGGCCACGGGCCGGACCGCCGGGCAGGCCGTCGCGCGGGTCGTCCCCGACGGCGGCGCGGCCGACGGCATCGTGGACGGGATCTCCCTGGTCGCCGGGGTGCGCGAGGCCCAGCCCGCCGTACGGATCGTGGTGCTCGCCGAGAGGGACGACCCGGGCCGCGCCGCCCTCGCCCTCCAGGCGGGGGCCAACGGCTGGGTGGCCAAGGACTGCTCCCTCCAGCGGCTCCTCGGCGTGATCCGGGGCGTCCTGCGCGACGAGACCCATCTGGCGCCCGCGCTGCTCACGGGCGTGCTGCGGGAGCTGACGGCCGCCCGCAAGCACCGCACGGACAGCGAACGGCTCGTGGAGTCCCTGACGCCGCGCGAGCGGGAGGTTCTGCGCTGCATGGTCGCGGGCCTCGGGCGCAAGGCCGTCGCCGAGCGCCTCTTCCTGTCGCCGCACACGGTCCGTACGCATATGCAGAACGTGCTGGGCAAGCTCGGCGTGCACTCCACGCTCGCGGCGGTCGCGCTGGCCCGCCGGGCCGGGGTCGGGCCCGCCGAATCAGCCGGGGATGTTGTCGAACGGGGCGGTCAGCTGGCGTAG
- the galK gene encoding galactokinase, which translates to MTATGAPAVAEEAATRFWELYGAAPDGVWAAPGRVNLIGEYTDFNDGFVMPLALPHTAVAAVARRTDGRLRLHSAQAQADGCAQSDGRARVEGRQGVVELEAAALRPGAVPGWAAYPAGVVWALREAGHPVGGGADIQLSSTVPTGAGLSSSAALEVVTALALNDLYGLGLTGPELAVLARRAENAFVGVPCGVMDQMASACCASGHLLHLDTRDLTCRQVPFDPAGHALRLLVVDTGVRHALGDGAYAERRAGCEAGARALGVRTLREVPYDTLPEALGRLDDPAVRACVRHVVSENRRVERTMALLDAGDVRAVGAVLSDGHASLRDDLRVSCPELDLVVSSALSAGALGARMTGGGFGGSAVVLAGEDAADTVASAVAGAFAAAGYRAPRIFPAVPSEGARRLL; encoded by the coding sequence GTGACCGCGACGGGGGCCCCGGCCGTGGCGGAGGAGGCCGCCACGCGGTTTTGGGAGCTGTACGGCGCCGCGCCGGACGGCGTGTGGGCGGCGCCCGGCCGGGTGAACCTGATCGGCGAGTACACGGACTTCAACGACGGGTTCGTGATGCCGCTGGCCCTGCCGCACACGGCGGTCGCCGCCGTGGCCCGCCGCACGGACGGCCGCCTGCGGCTCCACTCGGCGCAGGCGCAGGCCGACGGGTGCGCGCAATCAGACGGGCGGGCACGGGTGGAGGGCCGTCAGGGCGTGGTCGAGCTGGAGGCCGCCGCGCTGCGGCCGGGCGCCGTGCCGGGCTGGGCGGCGTACCCCGCCGGGGTCGTCTGGGCGCTGCGCGAGGCCGGGCACCCCGTCGGGGGCGGCGCCGACATCCAACTGTCGTCCACCGTGCCCACGGGCGCCGGGCTCTCGTCGTCCGCCGCGCTGGAGGTCGTCACCGCCCTCGCCCTGAACGACCTGTACGGGCTCGGGCTGACCGGCCCCGAACTGGCCGTTCTTGCCCGGCGCGCCGAGAACGCCTTCGTCGGCGTGCCCTGCGGCGTCATGGACCAGATGGCGTCCGCCTGCTGCGCGTCCGGGCACCTGCTGCACCTCGACACCCGCGACCTGACGTGCCGCCAGGTGCCGTTCGACCCGGCGGGGCACGCGCTGCGGCTGCTCGTCGTGGACACGGGCGTGCGGCACGCGCTCGGGGACGGCGCGTACGCCGAGCGGCGCGCCGGGTGCGAGGCGGGCGCGCGGGCCCTCGGGGTGCGCACGCTGCGCGAGGTCCCGTACGACACGCTCCCCGAGGCGCTGGGGCGGCTGGACGACCCGGCCGTGCGCGCCTGCGTGCGCCACGTCGTGTCCGAGAACCGGCGCGTCGAGCGGACGATGGCGCTGCTCGACGCCGGGGACGTACGGGCCGTGGGCGCCGTCCTGTCCGATGGGCACGCGTCGCTCCGGGACGACCTGCGGGTCTCCTGCCCGGAGCTGGACCTCGTCGTGTCGTCGGCGCTCTCCGCCGGGGCGCTCGGCGCCAGGATGACCGGCGGCGGCTTCGGCGGCTCGGCGGTCGTCCTCGCCGGGGAGGACGCGGCGGACACCGTCGCCTCGGCGGTGGCGGGCGCCTTCGCCGCGGCGGGGTACCGGGCGCCGCGGATCTTCCCGGCCGTACCGTCGGAGGGCGCCCGCCGTCTGCTCTGA